In a genomic window of Pseudomonadota bacterium:
- the pilB gene encoding type IV-A pilus assembly ATPase PilB has product MATVNPSANLGGLARRLVQDSSLSEQDARKAHEQALRHKTHFVTYIVENKLVSASTVAATASHEFGVPLFDLGALDISSAPIQLVSEKLIRKHHSLPLFKRGNRLFIGVSDPTNLRALDEIKFHTALVAEPILVEEDKLSKAIETSLDAQDTGMSDLLDSDLDNLDISTGEGEQHDANVTEADVEDAPVVRFVNKVLLDAIKKGASDIHFEPYEKYYRVRFRQDGILYEIASPPINLAMRLAARIKVMSRLDVSERRVPQDGRIKMKLSKNRAIDFRVSTCPTLWGEKVVLRILDPASAQIGIDALGFEPDQRELFLSAIHKPYGMVLVTGPTGSGKTVTLYTAVNILNQSDVNISTCEDPVEINLAGVNQVNVDERTGMTFTKALKAFLRQDPDIILVGEIRDIETGEIGVKAAQTGHLVLSTLHTNDAPQTLTRLVNMGIPPFNIASSVHLIVAQRLARRLCNTCKEADDIPREALLEEGFTEDQLKGLTVYKPVGCDQCTNGYKGRVGIYQVMPVSEETGRLIMEGGNSMQIADQAQREGYRDLRQSGLLKVVQGVTSLAEVNRVTKE; this is encoded by the coding sequence ATGGCGACCGTCAATCCAAGCGCTAATTTAGGCGGCCTGGCCAGGCGACTGGTGCAGGATAGCTCACTTTCAGAGCAAGACGCCCGCAAGGCTCATGAGCAAGCCCTGCGCCATAAAACTCATTTTGTCACCTATATTGTAGAGAACAAATTGGTGTCAGCATCAACTGTTGCTGCCACAGCCTCCCATGAATTTGGAGTGCCATTGTTTGATTTGGGCGCACTGGACATAAGCAGCGCACCGATCCAGTTGGTCAGTGAGAAATTGATCCGAAAACACCACTCCCTTCCACTATTCAAAAGAGGTAACCGTTTATTCATTGGCGTTTCGGATCCGACCAATTTGCGCGCTCTGGACGAAATCAAGTTTCATACGGCGCTGGTCGCAGAACCGATCCTCGTTGAGGAGGACAAACTCTCCAAAGCAATAGAGACGAGCCTTGACGCCCAAGACACCGGCATGTCGGATTTGCTGGACAGCGACCTCGACAATCTCGATATCTCGACAGGCGAAGGTGAACAGCATGACGCCAACGTCACTGAAGCGGATGTCGAGGATGCACCGGTCGTTCGCTTCGTCAACAAAGTCCTGCTGGATGCTATTAAGAAGGGCGCCTCCGACATCCATTTCGAACCCTACGAAAAGTACTACCGGGTACGCTTCAGGCAGGACGGTATTCTGTATGAAATTGCCTCGCCCCCTATCAACCTGGCAATGCGCTTGGCAGCGCGCATCAAGGTCATGTCGCGGCTTGACGTCTCAGAACGACGGGTCCCGCAAGATGGACGCATCAAGATGAAGCTATCCAAGAACCGTGCCATTGATTTTCGTGTTAGTACCTGCCCCACGCTTTGGGGTGAAAAGGTGGTGCTGCGTATTCTGGACCCAGCCAGCGCACAGATCGGTATCGATGCGCTGGGTTTTGAACCCGATCAACGCGAACTGTTTCTCAGCGCTATCCACAAGCCCTATGGCATGGTGTTGGTAACAGGGCCAACGGGTAGCGGTAAAACCGTGACTCTTTACACCGCCGTCAATATCCTCAACCAGTCAGACGTCAACATCTCGACTTGTGAGGACCCCGTGGAAATCAACCTCGCGGGTGTCAATCAGGTCAATGTCGATGAACGCACCGGCATGACCTTTACAAAAGCATTAAAGGCCTTCCTTAGACAGGACCCCGATATTATATTGGTGGGCGAAATACGGGATATCGAAACTGGCGAAATAGGTGTTAAAGCTGCTCAAACAGGCCACTTGGTGTTGTCAACTTTGCACACTAATGATGCACCCCAAACGCTAACGCGCCTCGTCAACATGGGAATTCCCCCATTCAATATCGCCTCATCGGTACATTTGATTGTCGCCCAACGCTTGGCGCGGCGCTTATGTAATACCTGCAAAGAAGCCGATGATATCCCGCGTGAAGCCCTTCTGGAGGAAGGTTTTACTGAAGATCAATTAAAAGGGCTGACCGTTTATAAACCGGTGGGATGTGACCAGTGTACTAATGGATATAAAGGCCGCGTGGGCATCTACCAAGTCATGCCAGTTTCAGAGGAAACCGGCCGATTAATTATGGAAGGCGGAAACTCGATGCAGATCGCAGATCAAGCACAGCGGGAAGGTTATCGGGACCTTCGGCAATCAGGTTTGCTAAAGGTTGTCCAGGGTGTCACCAGTCTTGCAGAAGTCAACCGTGTCACAAAGGAATAG
- a CDS encoding pilin produces the protein MKKQQGFTLIELMIVVAIIGILAAIALPAYQDYTIRARVTEALSVASAAKTTVSENISSNGGVMPADACLGVTAIAAAIGNVATMGCTAATGVITVATTAAAGSVTLTLTPTAPGAAGAAITWLCARTVGSNNHVPANCRA, from the coding sequence ATGAAGAAACAGCAGGGTTTTACGCTTATCGAACTTATGATCGTGGTTGCGATCATCGGCATCCTGGCCGCTATCGCGCTGCCTGCTTACCAGGACTACACGATTCGCGCACGTGTTACTGAGGCGCTCTCAGTGGCTTCCGCAGCCAAAACCACTGTTAGCGAAAACATCTCCAGCAATGGCGGTGTAATGCCTGCGGATGCGTGCCTTGGTGTTACTGCTATCGCCGCCGCAATAGGCAATGTTGCCACTATGGGTTGCACCGCGGCCACAGGCGTCATTACCGTCGCCACAACTGCCGCGGCCGGTTCTGTAACGCTAACCCTGACGCCGACAGCTCCTGGCGCAGCTGGTGCCGCGATCACATGGCTTTGTGCGAGAACAGTTGGTTCAAACAACCATGTTCCTGCGAATTGCCGCGCCTAA
- a CDS encoding N-acetyl-gamma-glutamyl-phosphate reductase — MKVGIVGGTGYTGVELLRLLATHPEAELVSITSRSEAGVAVSDVFSNLRGRVDLVFVEPEVGELRRCDVVFFATPNGTAMRSVPDLLDAGVKVIDLAADFRLSDPAVWHRWYGMEHACPDILAEAVYGLPEINRDIIRDARLVANPGCYPTAVQLGFLPLVRAGLIDTDHLIADAKSGTSGAGRTAKVSTLLSEAGESFSAYGVAGHRHLPEIRQGLERMTGREVGLTFVPHLVPMSRGIHATLYGRLIEEPDDLQRLFEASFAEEPFVDVMPAGAHPETRSTRGANICRMAVHRPQGGDTVVVLSVIDNLVKGAAGQAVQNMNLMFGLDETTGLDSIALLP, encoded by the coding sequence ATGAAAGTTGGAATTGTCGGTGGCACCGGGTATACCGGTGTCGAATTGCTGCGCCTGTTGGCCACCCACCCGGAGGCGGAGCTGGTGTCGATCACTTCGCGCTCGGAAGCCGGTGTCGCCGTTTCTGATGTGTTCTCGAATCTGCGTGGGCGTGTAGACCTTGTCTTTGTTGAGCCTGAAGTCGGTGAGTTGCGTCGCTGCGACGTGGTTTTTTTCGCAACGCCGAATGGAACAGCGATGAGATCGGTACCCGATTTGTTAGATGCTGGGGTAAAGGTCATTGATCTGGCGGCCGATTTTCGCTTGAGCGATCCAGCTGTCTGGCATCGCTGGTACGGCATGGAGCATGCCTGCCCGGATATCCTTGCCGAGGCGGTCTACGGCTTACCCGAAATCAATAGGGACATCATTCGCGATGCTCGCCTGGTGGCCAATCCGGGATGCTATCCGACGGCTGTGCAGCTCGGATTTCTACCGCTTGTGAGGGCTGGCCTGATCGATACGGACCATTTGATCGCAGATGCCAAGTCGGGTACCAGCGGGGCAGGGCGTACCGCCAAAGTCAGCACCCTGCTCAGTGAGGCAGGGGAGAGCTTCTCGGCCTATGGGGTAGCGGGACACCGGCACCTGCCGGAGATACGCCAGGGTCTGGAGCGAATGACGGGTCGTGAGGTGGGGCTGACGTTCGTGCCGCATCTCGTACCCATGAGTCGCGGAATTCATGCCACGCTGTATGGACGGCTGATAGAAGAACCGGATGATCTGCAACGGTTGTTCGAAGCGAGCTTTGCCGAGGAGCCCTTTGTCGACGTGATGCCAGCAGGGGCGCACCCGGAAACGCGCAGCACCCGGGGTGCCAACATTTGCCGAATGGCTGTCCATCGCCCCCAGGGGGGTGATACGGTGGTGGTATTGTCGGTGATTGATAACCTGGTCAAGGGCGCAGCGGGGCAAGCAGTGCAGAATATGAATCTGATGTTTGGGCTGGACGAAACGACCGGTCTCGACAGCATAGCGCTGTTGCCCTGA
- a CDS encoding polymer-forming cytoskeletal protein encodes MWGSGKKKNRPARVNTLIGQQTEIRGDVHFTGGLHVDGRIRGNVVAEEDEAAMLTVSEQGEIEGEVRVPTMTLNGTVKGDVYATERIELAPQARVHGNVYYNLIEMAMGAEVNGNLVHSQPGADKPRLVHQKDVPPGKEREPEGVSPGSL; translated from the coding sequence ATGTGGGGTAGCGGAAAAAAGAAGAACCGTCCGGCGCGCGTGAACACGTTGATCGGTCAGCAGACTGAAATTCGCGGTGACGTTCACTTTACGGGCGGGTTGCATGTCGACGGCAGAATACGTGGCAACGTCGTCGCCGAGGAGGACGAGGCTGCTATGCTGACGGTGAGCGAGCAGGGTGAGATCGAGGGCGAAGTCAGGGTGCCCACCATGACTCTGAACGGTACCGTCAAGGGCGACGTATACGCGACCGAGCGCATAGAACTGGCACCCCAGGCCCGTGTTCACGGCAACGTCTATTACAATTTGATCGAGATGGCGATGGGAGCGGAGGTTAACGGTAACCTGGTCCACTCGCAGCCGGGGGCCGATAAACCGCGCCTTGTCCATCAAAAGGATGTGCCACCGGGGAAAGAGCGGGAACCTGAGGGGGTGTCTCCAGGCAGCCTGTGA